In Pirellulales bacterium, one DNA window encodes the following:
- a CDS encoding SUMF1/EgtB/PvdO family nonheme iron enzyme, with amino-acid sequence MRRILVSVALFCAASLVHCQAALPDVFNMPAGQTSLLTVPVGNPGNANDPDTGNVYGGVSYSYSIGTYDVTVGQHTAFLNAVAATDTYSLYNPSMASDGNVAGIQQNGSSGNYTHSVIGSANHPITYVSWFDAARFANWLYNGQPTGAEGMNTTESGSYSLNGANPINVGRNTNATWVIPTENKWYKAA; translated from the coding sequence GTGAGACGCATCTTAGTTTCCGTGGCGCTGTTCTGCGCCGCTTCGCTTGTTCATTGTCAGGCCGCCTTGCCCGACGTGTTCAACATGCCTGCTGGGCAAACCAGTCTGCTCACCGTGCCGGTGGGCAATCCGGGCAACGCCAATGACCCCGACACTGGCAATGTATATGGCGGTGTGTCGTATAGCTACAGCATCGGCACCTACGATGTCACTGTCGGCCAGCACACGGCATTTCTGAATGCCGTGGCGGCGACAGATACGTACAGCCTTTACAATCCCAGCATGGCGAGCGATGGGAACGTCGCCGGCATTCAGCAGAATGGCTCTTCGGGCAATTACACGCACAGCGTTATCGGCTCGGCCAATCATCCGATTACGTATGTTAGTTGGTTTGATGCCGCCCGGTTCGCCAATTGGCTCTATAACGGCCAACCGACGGGCGCGGAAGGTATGAACACCACCGAGAGCGGTTCCTACAGCTTAAACGGTGCCAATCCCATCAACGTCGGGCGCAACACCAACGCCACGTGGGTCATCCCGACGGAAAACAAATGGTACAAAGCGGCGTAA
- a CDS encoding thiamine pyrophosphate-dependent enzyme: MATVEKVPSMNEANPRDPYNNNSYGTLVDSGYKSVKLPILDVNDFNERIIRSYEEGTAEKGLAADLSVARSLIPAGTATLRDFSYIAPDIPEYIPSNCTGCMDCVTLCPDTAILGKVLGESEFEKRVAAISDPVEREDFRSQWSKTRKYYEGPAKKVGEGGLFSIMIDPSKCKGCAECVTVCDDLALKMIPKTEQVMTHVRKSHRWFKQVGPSDPRYVNDNLLVDMMLKEQTHIYTGGAGSCAGCGEGTALRMMCAATGAKYGDDWAIVAATGCNTVYTSTYPYNPYLVPWTNSLFENAPAMAMGVRSRWDQMGWGNKPMWCLGGDGAMFDIGFQALSRMFASGMNIKVFVLDTQVYSNTGGQASTSSYTGQNTKMSVHGKAIAGKQERRKEIAQIAMMHPRTFVAQTTCAHVNHFYRSVLDALEFDGPALVCCYTTCQPEHGVADNMATDQARLAVDTRAFPLLIYDPRKGDTLRERLSLQGNPAVSEDWWTNPKTGEVVDFIDFARSEGRFGKHFDKDGNPSETLLRAKADRLENWHLLQDLAGLRGGKAVAVKKETGAKEKGASSARSPAKAAGPETAPIKPTEITAGTGFASSGYAGKGRVVEGVLLPWLVAGRRIKYRDCHANQWISGVIKSVSPPVLELDDDTEIHTTHEVLAAGFAEGIIMEHTEA; this comes from the coding sequence ATGGCCACGGTAGAAAAAGTGCCGTCGATGAACGAAGCCAATCCGCGTGATCCATACAACAATAATTCGTACGGTACGCTGGTCGATAGCGGTTATAAATCGGTCAAGCTGCCCATTCTTGACGTGAACGATTTCAACGAGCGGATCATTCGCTCTTACGAAGAAGGCACGGCCGAAAAAGGGCTGGCCGCCGATTTATCGGTCGCCCGATCGCTCATTCCGGCGGGCACCGCCACGCTGCGCGACTTCAGTTATATCGCTCCGGACATTCCAGAATACATTCCCAGCAATTGCACCGGCTGCATGGATTGCGTCACGCTGTGTCCGGATACGGCCATCTTGGGGAAAGTTTTAGGCGAAAGCGAATTTGAAAAGCGCGTGGCGGCCATCAGCGATCCAGTGGAACGGGAAGATTTTCGCAGCCAGTGGTCTAAAACCCGCAAGTATTACGAGGGACCGGCGAAGAAAGTCGGCGAAGGCGGGCTGTTTTCGATCATGATCGACCCAAGCAAATGCAAGGGTTGCGCCGAATGCGTGACGGTGTGCGATGATTTGGCGCTGAAAATGATTCCCAAGACCGAACAGGTGATGACGCACGTGCGGAAGAGTCATCGGTGGTTCAAGCAAGTGGGACCGTCTGATCCGCGCTATGTAAACGACAATTTGCTCGTGGACATGATGCTGAAGGAGCAAACGCACATTTACACGGGGGGCGCTGGAAGTTGCGCCGGCTGCGGCGAGGGAACGGCGCTGCGGATGATGTGCGCCGCCACCGGCGCCAAGTACGGCGACGATTGGGCCATTGTCGCGGCCACGGGCTGCAATACGGTGTATACCAGCACGTATCCGTACAATCCTTACCTGGTGCCGTGGACGAATTCGCTGTTCGAAAACGCGCCGGCCATGGCCATGGGCGTGCGCTCCAGGTGGGATCAAATGGGATGGGGCAATAAGCCCATGTGGTGCTTGGGGGGCGATGGAGCGATGTTCGATATCGGCTTCCAAGCACTATCTCGCATGTTCGCTTCCGGCATGAACATCAAAGTGTTTGTTCTCGATACGCAGGTATATTCCAACACCGGCGGGCAAGCCTCGACTTCCAGCTACACCGGTCAGAACACGAAGATGAGCGTGCATGGCAAAGCGATTGCCGGTAAGCAGGAGCGGCGCAAGGAAATCGCGCAGATCGCGATGATGCACCCGCGCACGTTTGTGGCGCAAACCACATGTGCCCATGTGAATCATTTTTATCGCAGCGTGCTAGATGCGTTGGAGTTTGACGGGCCGGCGCTGGTTTGCTGCTACACGACGTGTCAGCCGGAGCATGGTGTGGCCGACAACATGGCCACCGATCAGGCACGGCTGGCCGTTGACACGCGCGCCTTCCCCCTGTTGATTTACGATCCGCGCAAGGGAGATACGCTGCGGGAGCGGCTGTCACTGCAGGGAAATCCAGCGGTGAGTGAAGATTGGTGGACCAACCCGAAGACGGGCGAGGTTGTCGATTTCATCGACTTTGCCCGTAGCGAAGGGCGGTTCGGCAAGCATTTTGACAAGGATGGAAATCCGAGCGAGACGCTGTTGCGAGCCAAGGCCGATCGGCTGGAAAACTGGCACCTATTACAAGATTTGGCCGGTTTGCGCGGCGGAAAAGCGGTTGCGGTCAAAAAGGAAACGGGAGCCAAAGAGAAAGGCGCCTCCAGCGCCCGGAGCCCCGCGAAAGCTGCTGGGCCCGAAACAGCGCCCATTAAGCCCACGGAAATTACGGCGGGAACCGGTTTTGCCAGCAGCGGATACGCTGGCAAGGGGCGAGTGGTCGAGGGCGTATTGCTACCGTGGCTTGTCGCGGGCAGACGAATTAAATATCGCGATTGCCACGCGAACCAATGGATCAGTGGTGTTATCAAGTCGGTCAGTCCTCCGGTGCTGGAGCTCGACGACGATACGGAAATCCACACCACCCACGAAGTGCTGGCCGCAGGCTTTGCGGAAGGAATCATCATGGAACATACGGAGGCTTGA